atgagaccccggaaaaccggctaatagaaactccttctgggtggagaaacctcgccacaaacttcttgcaacagcaagataggagtacaaagatacagcacaatacaaaggcagtaagaatgtaaaaaacacagcttgccttctcgtcgactggatgaagcagcaacttcacgaaacacctacaacagcaggaaccagccgaaggaagcttccacgaagcttcaggaaaatgagagctcagcaaagctctgattgaagtaagatcagaaagaaaagagaggctcTTCATTTtactgtagaggcactcgacccctttatatccttgaacctgcgaacctgcgaAGAGGGGAGAAGACacagcagaaatctagccgttgtgactcaacggctagagctggaccgattaggctccaccctgatcggtccagaccttctctgataggtcttgggaccgatcaggacctattctgatcggtccccagaccgatcagcatgcttcacagagagttgcccaactctctgatcggtctgtggaccgatcaggactcaggtggatcggtccacagactgatccccctctttcttctcccgatcttcttcgcttctgtatgattactgatcggtcaccagaccgatcaggtaattcacagaaacacactgtttggttactgatcggtcaccagaccgatcagtcaaccagcgtatcactggatcggctcagccctaaaccctacctggtcctgagaacgagctaccgagccctctctgacctagtccggagaacaagctaccgagccctctccgactccatccggtccagagaacgagctgccgagccctctctgaccacagttcggagaacgagctcccaagccctctccgacttcccatgccaagtttccatacttggacttttccgtgccaagtctccatacttggacttttcccgtgccaagctccctgcttggacttttccgtgccaagtctccatacttggacttttctcgtgccaagctccttgcttggaatTTTCAcccgatgtctggtcaaccttgacatatctggatttcccttgcctggcttcactcaccagaactttccaactgcttggcttcactcaccaggactttcccttgcctggcttcactcaccataactTTCACCtggctgttaggatgtatactaaaagcctagcttttggtataaacatttatctagaaataagaatcacattggtcgaatgactacatttatgataaatgtagttgttcaattaatttatattgtagataatatggtgtgtggtgtcacacacagaggatcatgttatcagtaccttataaattataaacagtagctcacggccatgatggaaaggaacaaaccattggaaggtcgtagtgtaattaggtgttagtttatcttaactatataattacactagtacactaagagtgtattgagtaggaccattagaggtcgtttcttttatactgactttataaaggaacaaagacctcagttgttatggaagtgtgtgctcttaatcctaatataataacaagcatatatatttgatatttatttctttaatttatcaatgggtgagatttagttcgatgaatcaataagcccgataagttggaaaatgatatcacttatagtgtgtgctattgattatagaaggaaactgtgtcctagtaatctaggttgagaatgtccccaagaggagctcataaggattgtcatgttaaaccctgcaggtggacttagtccgatgaCGGTGAagtgtggtactactcttggagcagtTAATTaatgtgagttgtcagtaacttacttaattagtggacatttgttatcttaaacacagggagactgacacactcataataagaaggagcccaaaatgtaatttgggattggtgcggtagttcaataatagttctttagtggaatgaattattattgatgaaattaagttgtgtgttcggggcgaacacgggatacttaatttcatcgggagaccaaaaccaattcctcctctcggtccctatcgtagcctcttaattattgagtactatacccacctatacccaccttcttacccatcccataggggccggccaagctagcttggagaccaagctagggccggccaaagtttggttcatgggtgcttcaaggtggccggccctagcttgggttcaagcttggtgtggccggcccaaattaaaataaaaggtttttattttttaaaattttcttatgtggttaatatgatttaaaagagagtttaaaaatttaaatctttctttttataagattatacaaaagattaagagaagagctaaatctctttccttatttgtagattaaaaggttgattttaattttggtaaaaactttcctttttaaccatgttcataatataaaagaaagtttaaaaattaataattctcttttattagtttctacaaaagattaagaaaagattttatatctttccttatttgtagattgaaaagagattttaatttttagagataactttccggaaattttCCACatatttaaagaaagatttaatttataaaatttcttttttaccaatcatgaagggattaaaattattggaaaatttttttataaaatttccggaagcaaataaggaagttttaatttgtgtttaaaatttttatttgcttggagaataggtgtggccagccattataaattggagaagagaaaattatttttaattaaataaattttctttttcatggaaaaagaattaaggaagtttttatttaaatttccctatttgacaagaccaaggattataaaagagggggtagaggaggcttcatggaaaatgactctattatttttctccctcttttcttccttggtgtggccggcccttccccttctcttctctccacccttgtggccgaacctctcttcctccttggagatcaagtggtggccagattttagcttggagaagaaggagagaaagcttacatcccttggagcttggttggtggaaaaagatcttcatcttttggaagcattgtgcttggccgaaacttgaagaaaggagaagaaggtgctttggtggtttctcatctcggaagatcgttgcccacacaacgtccgaggttagaagaggaatacggtagaagatcaagatgtttttctaaaaggtataactagtatttttcctttccgcatcatactagttatttttggaaataataccaaatacaagaggcatgcaattctagtatttcgaatttgttttcgatgttgtgttcttttgtttttacttttccttgtgatttgattgttcttttcggttgacctaaagttatttaaggaaattaaatattaacttttcttaaaaggctttgtctagtcggtggtggttgttcccatatccaagaaggtcatgtgcctcgccacgtcagtactgggagctaattttggaaactaatatttaataaaattaataacctaggtgatttggatcaaacgtgttaagttccgcaggagatccaagtcaaaacctaaaagaacaaatagattaaactttggatcaaacgtgttaagttccgcaggcgatccaagtttaatttaaaagaacacatggtagctaggaaaaggttcagaccttttgtacaaaatttttgtacagtggaaccattaggttttccgagtagcaaccaacactggcttcactcaccaggatttcccgaatcaggtcgactcacctcgggtcaaccaggtcaaccttgaccaaagattacacccacaatctcccaagtttgtattctgtcaaacatcagaatacaacttttctactctcgtcaaacatcagaatagaacttttctattctcgtcaaacatcaaaatacaactcgagtcaggtcaactcgagtcaggtcaaccaggtcaaccttgacctaaggttgcaccaacatttaatacccctatattttgcacaattttgtatatctcccttgttcttatataaaggaactagagtacttatccttcattaattagatatttttttttcattttcaatatcatattaaataattttgtaactcATTCATTATCTTATTTTCCTAGgtactttcatacctctatcggaatatcattggtccaatgacttttccattgtgcatcctatttaaagcttattctacttctgaagtttgaattctatgataaaaattaaaatttctatgctcatttgacctacataaattacttaagttaaattgatcacctaaaccttcattaaaaagttgatgaaaatacctcttccactgctcttttatttttccatcgtttactagtacccaATTGccttcatctttaatacattttatttggataagatctcttgtcttccttttcttcactttaactattctataaatgtctctttcctcttcttttatatctaatttttgatataattgttcaaaaattatattatttgcttCATCACTACTCTCTTAACTTCTTTCttggttattatatttttttttaaaaatttctcatttttacaaatatataatttcttataagctattcatttttctttactttatcttatactttctcattccaccaccaagattccttacttagtggtgtATGTCCTTTTGACTCATCGAGTACATTTTTAgctactattttttaattttgataccATCCCATGTCATATTAGAATCactgtatatttcacctaatgtttgtactccttccttctccttaaatatattttatttcctatcctttaacttccaccacttaattttagaagtcgtatatattttctttctattgatactatgtttgagatgTATATCCAACAATACTAacttatgttgggtagttaaactttctctagggatgaccttacaatctttacaaatctttctatcattcttcttaactataagaaagtcaatttacgatttattattctcacttttgaacgtgactaagttttctttttttttcttaaaaaatatattagctaatataaggtcatatgttattacaaaatctaatatagttttctcttcctcatgtctcgttccaaacccatagccCCTATGTGCCctctcatatttctcatttttcactccaacatactcatttagatcacctcatattaatatcattttatttgatagaatattttataatatttcatctaagtcatctcaaaaccttgatttggtagcttcatctaattctACTTGAGGTGAATATATACTAATTATGTTTATAGTTTCTtttgccactattatcttaagggatataattttatccccttttctaactactcatacaacttcatcctttgacaaactatctacaacaatactcattccatttcttattttactcttttctgtgtaccataacttaaaacccaagTTCTCTATCAGTTTTATCTTCTCacctacccattttgtctcttatacacacaaaatactaattcttcttctaatcatcatatctactacctctattAATTTATCAGTAAGGGTTCCTAAGttccatgttttaaattttagattattaattttcttatcatatttattcttatccaacgtatgatgtgagaactcttgcatatttaatacTATACCAAGTTCTcatagagatgtagcggtccttgtcaATACGTTATAGTTGGACCATGCAACgtgaactcttacatatttagcactatacccgagttctggagatgcaACGGTCTTTATCAAGATATTACACTCAGACTCTGTAACGTGTTCCTTCCGGATAATAACTTAGTATTAACATAATAGTTTAATAGATCCattcattaaatatttaatataattttaacgCTGGCTGACAACCTAACATAATCCTCCTTTTTTATTCGGACTTGAGACCTACCATGATTTGGTtgattaatataattaaaattttcaatatatataaaatatttaattgattgaataaaaaaaattatgataccaTAGGCATATTCAATCTAAGGTGGAGATTTAATTTACATACATGGAAGGTTATAATAGAAATTATGGCTCTCATTTTTTAGCAAATAGCCCAGATCTCTTGGTGGTGAGAGATCTGGGCTATTTGCTTGGTCCATAAACAAGTGAATAAGGAGATAGACCATTTATAATTATTATCATATTATGGTCGTGATCTGATCCCAATTGGTTGTTATCTCTCCTTGAGTTTACCGTCCCCCAAGAGCAGGTGGCCGCCTCCCGTTCGGCACCAGGCTGCCTAACTACTTGCTCACTACCGATGACCTCTGGTCATTCGTCCAGACACAAACTATAACTTAGGGAAACGATAAACTTAAGAAGTAATCATAACTAATTTATGATTATATCACGATTATAATTTAACCATAATTATAAATAGTCTATCCATTAGTCCACCATTGTTTTACCAGAGGATCTGTCCTCGTCCTTCTATAAAACGGAATTTTCATACTTTAAGGGGTAAAACTACAAAAGCTTAGTGATGGTGTTTTTTTAAGGATAAATTTACATGCAGTCCCTAATCATAAACTCATCTTTGCATGCAGTCCTCATCCATAAAAATCTTTGTTTCTACTTCCTAGtcaaatatatttacctaattgcccatgatatttttcggtataaaaagtctaaaaatcagtatatttccttttaaattcagtacattaaattagaatctagtatattttctatcaaattgagtacaattttttttcaaggatagaaaatatactagattttctttaaatgatactcaatttgatgaaaaatatattagattttttaaaatgataaatgatgctgaatttatactaaataagaaaaaaatcgtgctcaatttaatagaaaatatactcaattctagtttaatgtgctgaatttaatagaaattatactcaattttagactatttgtactgaaaaaatatgagagttaattttgataaaaaatatactcacTTCTAGTATAAAGTACTGGattctagtgtaaagtgctgaatttaacttcctgcatactcgtttttagactttttatacctaaaaagcTAAGGGACAATTTAGGTAACAATATttacatgagggagttgaaacaaataatactttgcatgcagggagtggaaacaaagtttatTGTGATTAGAGATGGCATGTAAAATTGTGATTGTGATTAAGAATTTTTCTATACTTTACCTTTTTTTAATAtacatttattaattaaattaaatatatatcttataattaaatatcaaaatcatccgtatcatattttattattcttatttaAATATCATTAATTAGTATGTGGCTTAAACGAACCttcctcataaaaaaaaataatttatttttttatattagatattaaattaataataattgatactataattaaatttagctaaaaaGTCGATATACCTTTTGACATCGTCAACTCGTTATTTATAGACATTTTTTTTCTCACGATATTACTAATATTAAGATATGGAATTGAATAAAATTATGAtcatgtatattttttatataaaaataatctaaaaaaattattaataatatttaaaattatttttagtaaaaaaatattaatgttatttaattttagattttatcaaaattaattatggACCTAATATATTATAGAAGCATGATCTTTGCTCGATCTCTATATGAAATTATAAGTTAaatctaaatttatatttaattaattaaaagtgattatttataaaaaaatttaaaatatttataaaaaaaatgaatattttagACTTGGTCCCCAATTCAAGTTTTAAAggcaatttatcaaaatattctaaAAGTTTCTCAATTTATAAAAATCACCTATGGTTTTCAAAACCCACCCTTAGGTTTTTTACGGATTAAATTCAACTCGtaataatataattttcaatACTAGGAGTTCCTTTTTGCTAAAAGCTCAGAGCACATTTTTGTTTAAAATGTCAAAAAAGGGCATCATTAAATTGGCAACAGAAGGGCGTGAATAGAGAATATTGAGCAAAAAGAAAATTAGAATgtgatatatatttttaatataaaatacccTTTcatcataataaaaaataaaggatGTCGTTATCCTTTTTTTCCCCTAAATTctctttatttttgatttcattcaaataatattttattatcccATTAAAGTATTATTTGCGTAATAACAAAAAAGGCCGTGGGTTGTGGGGCCTGTGGATGTGGGACCCAGCTGACGCCACTAGGAGACACATGGACGTCGACAACGACAAAAGGATGGCAGGAATAGATGTGAGAGAAACCAAACCGGTATCTCCCGGACTCGAAGCATATCTGGGGCGCGCTCCACCGTCCGATTTATCCGTGCCAACTGACTCACCTGCCTCGGAACTCACAAGCACTAGACGGGAGGGCGCCAGCTTGGCTCGAGCTCAATCTCCACGTCAGCATAAGAATCCAACGGCAGAAACCTACTCCATGCGGATGAATCTACAGATATCGACCGTCCGATGCGCTTCTGCTCGCTTTCCACGTGGGCCTCGTGGGCGACGGGGACGGGGCGGGGAGGAGAGGGCCCGAAAAAGACGGTGCGAAGCTGCACAAGAAGAAAATTATGCGACACATCCCTGCGACTGGCTGTCGCCAGTCGTGGAGAAGATTATCGGGGCGGTGCATTTGGAGGAGACGCACACGTGCCGGTGTGTTGCTCGTTTGGATGCGGATTTTACTGATCTGACCGCGCGGATTGCGCCACAGTGGCACCTCGGAGGCTGGGCCGTCAGATGGACTCGGGAGATCGGGCCGCCGAGGGCGGAGGTGTGAGGTGGCGAGAGGCAATCGTGGCCGTTGGAAGGCGTCTCGGTCGGGCTCCGCAAGTGACAAAATTGAGGCAAAGCGAGTGGGGCAGCTGAAGGGGCCGACGGTAGCAAACCATAAGATAGAGGGAGTGGCGAGAAAGGgaaagagagaaaaagagagaggcgAAGAGATAGGGAGGAGGAGCCAGGACGAAGAGGAGATCTGGCCGGAAAAATTCCCTTTTTCCTGTGCTCTTGAAAGGATCCCTCTAGATTGACGCATCTCTCCGTCGAGAGGGCACTGGATCTGGAGTTTTTGGGTGGGGTGGGCTGGGAAGAGAAGATCTGGTCGGGTGGAGGAAGAAAGGATGACTGATGAGGAGAGCCTGGTGGTCTGATTGGATGACAAGGAGAGATGGAAAGgaatcgtgaagcgaggagaggCACCATGGCGGCGGCGGCGACAAACGGAGGTGGCGGAGGGTTGCCGAGGAGGAGGCAGCGGAACAGCAGCAGCTTTAGAGACTCTCCTGGTTCTATTCCGTGATTGGGTCTTTTTCCTTTGTTTATGTTTTTGTTTTCGGTCGAATTCTAACTTTTTCTTTACCGGGTGACTTCTCCCGCAGAAGAGGACGGAAGGATGGAGATGCCGGACACATCAAGGTTGCGGGATCGAGGGTCCAAGAAAGATCGAGATCGGGACAGATCTAGTCGTAGCAGGAGGAGAAGAGGGGAGAGGATGCTTCATGGAAGCAACAGAGACAGAGATGAAGGCGATGATAGCTCTGAGGAGAGTATGGACCAGGAcgatgaggatgaagatgaggGCATGCCTGTTCCTGTGCGACTGCCGCCGTCTTCTCCTCCTCTGCCAAATCCTGTGGCTGCTTCTTCACCGCAACAAAATCAGCAGCATAataaccaccaccaccaccaccagcaGCCGCCCCGGAAGAGCTTTCCGCCAAAAGCGGTTAAGTGGAAGGCAGACGAGATGATCGGCGTCCCTGTACCAAGAAAAGCTCGTTCAGGTAGGAAATTAAGAGTTGCTTGTGGCGATAAATTTAGAATGTCTCAAAAGACAAGGATCTTATCTTTCCTCCTCTTATTTTGCTTATCGTTGTTATCTTTTGATTTTCCAGCGTCTACGAAAAGGGCACATGAACCTCCAGTTACAGGAGGCGGCGGTGGTGGAGGCGGTGACCATATCAGTCATCAGGCTTCCATGTCGCCCTCAAGGCTAAGCCCTATTTCCACCACCCAACTTTCCCCATCTTCTTCCAACGGTTCCCTTCGTAAAAAGATGGTTTGGCGAATTCTTCGAACTTTTCTTCTTTTCATCTCTTAGCTTTAAATGTTTggcatatttattattttttgttgttatATGGCATCAGAAGCCGATGACTGGAGCGAAACACCGGCCCCCAAAGTTCTCCAAATCTGCATCTTGCCAGGATGAGATCGAGATTGAGGTCGCGGAGGTTTTGTTTGGGATGACAAGACAATTCGACTCTCTTCCCAAGCAGGATAGCTACAAAATTGATTCAAGGGATATAGATGGTGGATCGGGCAATGAAGCTAAATCTAGAGTTTCATCTCCTAGCTCAGTGTCTCCGTCTCCGGCAGCATATTCAGCTGCGCTTCCTTCTTCCAATTCATGTTCTAATCCTGCCTCGCTGCCCACAGTTGGTGCGTTTTGTGCTCTCTACGTACCTCCTCCTTTTGTGgtaaaaaggaaaagggaaaaaggaaaaaaaaatattttcttctcTAACTTTTGTTGTTGTTCGCACTGCAGCTCCAAAGCGAAAGAGGCCAAGGCCCGTGAAATTTGACGAAGAAACCCCCACGAGCCTAGTGGTCTTGCATAATTACTCGAGTTTATCTGCACCTGTAGCCAAAGTGGAATCCGAGAACCAGATCAAGCCGGAAGTTTCATCGCCAAAATCAGAAAAGAACATTGCAACTCCCGTCAAAAATGGAGGTGCGCCACTTGTTACTTCGGTCTCTCAGTCTGGGCTCTCGGATGTGCAACGGCAGGAGTCGGCGAAGGCTGAGAAGTGTAAGACTCATGATCAGCTTCCGACAGGCAGGTCGAATTCGGGAGACAGGGTGGTGGAAACTATAGAAGATCTTGTTTCTCGTGCAAACGGAGACTCGGATGTCAACCTCTTTGAAACTGCCGCTAAGAAAAAGTAAGCTCTCGTTGTTGATGATGTCATTAACTTCTACTGGTAAATCATGTTTAATTCTCGACTCTATTGACAATGTTACAGTGCGCCCGAGAGtcctaatgaggaaaagtttaagTTCGACCTTATGGTGAGTGGCTGCGCTTCCTTGAACGTCTTTAGAAGACTCGTCATTCGTTGATTAATTTGAAGAAGCATGCGTGTTTATCGCAGGCTCCTCCTCCAGGAAAGCTATCTCCAGAGAGGGATGATTTTAATGTTTTTGACCGAGATCACAAGCTACATGTGCTGGATATTGAAATGGTAGGAAGTTTTACTAAAAGTAGTTATTTTGACCTGTTCTAACTTGCCGCTACCAATATTAGGCACCAAAAATGAACACAGATAAAGCAGAGGAAAAACCCGCAGAGATTGCAGTGATGAGAGATGAACATCAGACTGCGAAGTTTGGTGAGAAAGATGCTGATTTGAAGAAGCAAACAGTCAACAAGCAAGCCTTGGATCTTCCAATTGATTTTGAGAAGCCTAAGAAGCAGGATGTTAGCTTTGACAAAATGGAAACTTCTAAGCAGCAAAGTAAAGATCTTAGGCAAGAGCCTAAACAGGAGAAATCTGGTGAGggatttttttttcccttaaaAAGTTGAAATAATTCTTGTTTGATGTTTTGCCACCAGGATATATCTGATATGAGATCTTTCTGCTTCCCACCTTTTGTTGCTAGGATCAGCCTCCTCTCTACATGTCCCTTTGACAGTTGGAAGTTGGCCAGGGGTCTTTCCTCCTTACGGGTAAGCAATTGACTTGTATTCTGggattaatttgaatttggtttttGAAGTTTTGTTTATTCATCTTCTTCACCTCAGATACATGGGTCAAGTTCCACCTTTGCAAGCCAGTGCTCCAATAAATGGAACGGCAGGTTCTTCCAGTTCCGTCCAGGTTTCTCCTCTCGCTCTTCCTTTGCATGTTCATTCACATGCCAAAGCATGCTTGGTAGTAGAGTCTCACTTGCTTTCGATAACTTCTCTTGCAGCCACCTGGTTTTCTCCAAGCACATCCTCGTCCAAAGCGTTGTTCTACGCATTGCTTCATAGCACAGATGATATCCAACTATGAGAAGTTTGCAAGAATGAATAGTTTCTGGACTGCTGCAGCAGGAGCTGCACCATTTTATGGAGCTAAGCCTTGTAATCAAAGTGTGGTTCCACCTTCTGATAGTGCTCTTTCTGGACATCAAATGCAAGGAGCTTTCCTAGGTGCTAATGCAGGCGCATTGCCAGACACTAAAGGGACACCAGTAGCAGCTTTGTCATTGCCAGGTAATAGTGCATCGCAGGAGAAGATGCCACAAGCTAATAATACGCATATGGAAACTGCCCAGAGAAAGCAAGTCATGCTTCAGCAAATGCCCAAGTCTGGATCAACAAGTAACATGCCGGTAAGGACTTTCTTTGTCCATCTTTGTTTGAAATCTTGTTAaaagaaataattaattaatttatttgtgattttatTTTTGCCATCTATTTAGCATGGTCCTGCGTTTATATTCCCCATAAACCAGGCACCTTTGCTACAGCCAGCTGCTGCGGCATCTGGTGTTGGTAGAGTTGGGGCAGCGAAATCAACTACTAGCGCTAATGGTGAGATACGGACATCTGCGGCTATTAGTTCTGCAGTGGGTAGCAGTGTAGCTGGTGGATCAGCAactccgatgaacttgagtttcaCTAATATGCTTCCAAATGATGCTCAGTACGTGGCTTTTCTGCAGAATTATGGATACCCTTTTCCTATTCCTGCCCAATTCACGGGGGCTCCATTTAGAGGAACAAGTAATGCTCAAGCAATGCCCTTTTTCTACCCTTCTCACATGCTTCATCCACAACAACTACGACCACAGCAGCAGCAACAAGCAGGTCCACTGCCTCATGTTCAACAAACCCACCAAAATCCAAGCACTCTGAGTGGGTCCTCACATAAACATTCACAGCAAAGCATTAATGAGTTTCCAGCCACTAATCAGCGGCAAGATCTTTTGTCCCAACAAGGTCAT
This window of the Zingiber officinale cultivar Zhangliang chromosome 3B, Zo_v1.1, whole genome shotgun sequence genome carries:
- the LOC122055632 gene encoding protein TIME FOR COFFEE-like isoform X2, encoding MERNREARRGTMAAAATNGGGGGLPRRRQRNSSSFRDSPEEDGRMEMPDTSRLRDRGSKKDRDRDRSSRSRRRRGERMLHGSNRDRDEGDDSSEESMDQDDEDEDEGMPVPVRLPPSSPPLPNPVAASSPQQNQQHNNHHHHHQQPPRKSFPPKAVKWKADEMIGVPVPRKARSASTKRAHEPPVTGGGGGGGGDHISHQASMSPSRLSPISTTQLSPSSSNGSLRKKMKPMTGAKHRPPKFSKSASCQDEIEIEVAEVLFGMTRQFDSLPKQDSYKIDSRDIDGGSGNEAKSRVSSPSSVSPSPAAYSAALPSSNSCSNPASLPTVAPKRKRPRPVKFDEETPTSLVVLHNYSSLSAPVAKVESENQIKPEVSSPKSEKNIATPVKNGGAPLVTSVSQSGLSDVQRQESAKAEKCKTHDQLPTGRSNSGDRVVETIEDLVSRANGDSDVNLFETAAKKNAPESPNEEKFKFDLMAPPPGKLSPERDDFNVFDRDHKLHVLDIEMAPKMNTDKAEEKPAEIAVMRDEHQTAKFGEKDADLKKQTVNKQALDLPIDFEKPKKQDVSFDKMETSKQQSKDLRQEPKQEKSASSLHVPLTVGSWPGVFPPYGYMGQVPPLQASAPINGTAGSSSSVQPPGFLQAHPRPKRCSTHCFIAQMISNYEKFARMNSFWTAAAGAAPFYGAKPCNQSVVPPSDSALSGHQMQGAFLGANAGALPDTKGTPVAALSLPGNSASQEKMPQANNTHMETAQRKQVMLQQMPKSGSTSNMPHGPAFIFPINQAPLLQPAAAASGVGRVGAAKSTTSANGEIRTSAAISSAVGSSVAGGSATPMNLSFTNMLPNDAQYVAFLQNYGYPFPIPAQFTGAPFRGTSNAQAMPFFYPSHMLHPQQLRPQQQQQAGPLPHVQQTHQNPSTLSGSSHKHSQQSINEFPATNQRQDLLSQQGHPKECSKGVDESLTSADGTMSQSQKRILCQTIFEPIHPQNFACVPNAAAIHVAGHGDKQPIYQQAQHKQNMKAELAPQTFTIPFASYGGAVSPPTGLDFSSIAQNHAILQSLPESSRHGYYQMASAPVAATAQATELKKNNHVSEDGKTIARQSMNTNINDEEDRKDIVASKGTQHSSLSFAKTDVDPAITTVLGNGINDLSSRQVNLIQPLTSRSFDRPACATPASTSLSATTISTNSHQQQHHPIHLPKHQQQQLQMQHHLAPSRSKPSSAGSSVAVHPENLSGGATITMFPHALTGFPQALIQGGSSIQWPQGKSSTGRGADPAGASPAPVVKNNFLQLQGRASQQSLPSQGHQTQISFGINGNKQGGQHLPGTCGSPSPSSATVAVLSPSNSVSRSAGGSPRASSTIKPSSQTSAILLPQQTAVKQSTSSSSSKSNMSNSTMPSILGHHHPQKISAPSSVTKQQQQPQQPKQQSSEAQLFFSNPHMQQVQCAQSNASAQYYHKRQSEQTRQTQQHQQHISVSSTTNMLSLCAPSALAQAGVPATPDPTKAMAVNSLAAANNLKGLPPTSFLNAAQLAVAAHSASVSPRPPMSATFSYMSLPPFSVKSSAEQKPTASK